In the genome of Lathyrus oleraceus cultivar Zhongwan6 chromosome 4, CAAS_Psat_ZW6_1.0, whole genome shotgun sequence, the window ATCTTCAACAGAGGGGATGTCCTTGTTTTGTGTTTTCTGATATATTAGAAAACTATGCAGCCATGGAGCACTGCTCTTAATTTGAATATTATAGGTATCTCTATTTAAAATTGTACAAGCTATTGAAATTGGAAGATGAATTAAATATGTTCTTATTTATTGTGACGTTAAGCTTAGGAGTGCATTGAACTAATTTATGTTCCTCCAAAAATATGATTGGAACTTTTTCTTTTTAATGTTTGGTCAGTTGTTTGATATGAGCTATTGATGTCGAGAATAGTGTTGAGGTTATTTTGTATCATCACACCTGTGTGCTTTGCTTGAGCTTTGTATGAATGCTTTTTTTTCTTCTGATACTGTTTAAAGCAAAAGATCTCCCTGTAATGTTTTGTCTTAGTTTTTATTTATTCATGATTACTTTACATTTGGGCAAGTTGCTGTATATCTTGATTCTTGAATTTGTTTGTTGTTTGAGGTGTAAAGCTGATTTATGCCTGCACAAGGTTTGATTTTGGAAAAACTCCTTTGTGGTGCAGGGATTGGTATAATCTTGAAAAATCAAAGCGAGTAAAAGCTTTTCGTTGTGGAGAGTACGATGAATGCATTGAGAAGGCAAAGGCTTCTGCTGCTGGTTTAGGCAGAAAGGCAGTGAAGTATGCTCGCAGAGAAGATGCTATTCTGCATGCTCTTGAGCTAGAGAGTGCTCACCTGGATAAGGTACCTTTACCGTTATGCTCCGGATCAGATAAATCTGGTAGTGAACATGGTGAATCTGCTGAAGAATTACCCGCGATATCTAATTCTGGTAATGGCAATGAGGACGTGATTGGTGATTTGAGCGACTCTGAAGACAATTCTAATTCAGCTCCAGAATTGTCACAATCTGGTATATCTTTTGAAGAACCTAATCATAATGGTTCTTTAAAGATTCAATCTATGCAGGGAAGGAGGAGAAGAACACCTAACGATTCAGAAGATGATGGAACTGAAGGAGTGAAGCGAATGAGAGGGCTCGAGGATCTTGGCATTGGCGTAGTGTCAAAGAGAAAGGTCCAGGGTTCAGGTCCAACTGATATAGCTCAGCATGTCAGTGCTTCCCTTAACAATTCAATCACAGGGAACGGTTTGGCCAATGGAACTTCTGTAAATGGCGTTAAGGGTTATTCTTCTCTGAAAAGGAAGAGATCACAAGTTTCAAATGTTCACGAATTCTTGAAAAGAAAAAATCGACGCCGACCTTTGACTAAGGTTTTAGAGAGTACTGCAATGGTATCAGTTCCTGTTACTTGTGAACAGCTTCCTAGTTCAAGCAATTCTCCACTATACGGGATAACTAACGGAAAGGTTTCAGAATTTGATTCTACCTATTCAAAGAAAAGTTCTGCAATGGAAATTCACAACTCAGATACTGCTGCCAAGGCTGCTTGTGAGAATGTAACTTCATTAATTGTTCATGACCATGGTAGTGATTTTTCCCAAGTTGATCTCAAGGAAAAGGATAACGAGACTTCTGAAATACAAGCGCTAGCTGGCAAGGATTCTGCTGATGTATTATTTGATGTACCATTTGTTGGGGTTCTAGAGGAGGAGAAACCCACTCCAGGTACACTAGAACGTGATTTCTTTACTGTCTTCTACTCTTCTATATCTGAGATGTTTTTTCACCTATGCTAATTGTATGTATGAATGTTTTCCTTTCTTGAGGTTTTCATATCAATGAAACTCTTTTTGCCCATTTATAAAGCCGTAGAATATAGTTTGGTTATATTTCTTCTGTACTGCATCAGTTTAGATATACCTATGCTGGATAATTACCTCACATTATTGTTGTAATTTCTTGTTTTAGGTTTGTCACCCACACTTGTTTCTTGTTCATACGGCATACCTGAAGTTAATGCATTGGAGCAGCAATCTTGTCAAGCCAGTGAATCTGAAACTTTTCCATTGAGAAATGGTTGCAAGAATGAATCTGGTTCTACGAGTTCAGCTGTTGGTCACGACATTGTTGGTGATAGAGCAGACAAAGATAGTTCAAAGTGGCAGTCTAAAGGAAAGAGGAACTTAAGACATACAAGTAAAAACAGAAAACAAGTCTCTAGAAATTACGCGGGCATGGATGGTGAATCCGGTGCTTATTTAACAGGAACAGGGAACTCAGATGGATTCTGTCAAGGTGCCGGTCAGAAACAGAAAGTTGATTGGAACGGCACAAGTGTATCCAATGCTTCATACAATTGTAATTCTCAAATCAAGTCCAAGCCTATTGCTGAAGGTCAAGAAGCAGAAGGGTTTCGGGACCTGAGCAAGCATATTAGGGGTACAGTAGCAGAAGTAAAGCAGTTGCCGAATGGATCTCTTGCACCTCAGAGATCACTTCCTTATCGCCAGTCACGTTTTACCATTAACTCGAGATATGAAATGGCAGATTTTCCTGGAAAAAGCTGTACTTCGGATGGGACATTATATGATGTTAAACTAGAAGTTAAATCCAGCTACCGGCCGCAACACGTCCCTTTGGTTTCCCTTGTGAGTAAAGTGAATAACAAAGCATTTATCGGACACCCTTTGACAGTTGAGGTATTGGAAGAAGGTCATTGTGATAAAATGTTGAGCGGCATTGGAGGTGACGAGGAAGAAGTTGGTGATATCTATTGTGCAGCGAAGCCAAAACCAGTAACCAAAAGAAAACCTTCTAAGAAATCGTCACGTTTATCACGTAGGAAATCTTCCAAGTCAAAGAAATCCGGGCTGTTGAATAAGAAAATAAGGAAGTTGTCTTCATTGACCGGTCACAGACAGTCAGAAGAAGAGAGAAAACCAGTCGTAGATAAGCTTAAAGGTCCTGTCATTGCATGTATTCCTCTTACAGTAGTATTCAGTAGGATACATGAGGCATTGAGCGGCCAGGCACGGTCGTCACACCGTGCAGCATCAACAACAAACCCATGAAATCAGTTATTGGGGATGGTGCAGGAAACTGTTCTTCGgtattttattttttaaactttATCCAGAGTTCGCATTGCAGCATCACACATTCTGCCATGAAGGTTTGAGAATCTTGTGTACAATTTTCGAGACATTTTTATGTAGAAGTTGTAGGAGTTTTATTCACATGAATGAGCCTTTCTGTTGGCTCTGTAAATAATGTAACATTGGATGAGAGGTGGTTATTATTAGGTATTTAACCTGATATTGGGTTTGTTATAAAGTAATGAGTCTGGTTGTTTGGGACAGTAGTTTTAGATATTGTACTTTCCATTCTAAAGGCTAAAACAAAATTGTAATTGTGAGTGGGTCACCATTTCAGTTTTGTATTGTATGGAACCTTATCATGCCATAGATACATATACAGATTGTTAAGAATATTATCATTTTCTGTTCTTTTGTATGTTTATTTTATTAACAGTTTCAAATATTTCATAGCTGGAGGAATTGGAGTTTGAACCTCCTACATTACACAACTTCATAGTTTTAAGTTTACTTATAAGTTATAAGctattttttatttattgaaCATGATTTTTTTTAGTAGGATAATTGGGATTGATAATATGAAAGAAGGGTAGTGATGTTGAATTTGAAGTCTGAAGTTATTATGTTCAGAGAGATCCCAAAAACTTGGTGCCTGTTTGGTGTAAGTAGAAATCACGGTGAGTGAGAAGCTACAAATAGTAGCTTCACAAAATCACGTAGAAGTCACTAACTTCACAAAATTACGGAAGAACTGATGGTAACTGTGAGGCAGTGGTGAGTGGCCATGATTCCAAACATAGAATTTGAATCTCAAATTGAATTATCATGTCTTGAAGGGTTTCATTTTAATATAACACAAAGGACCTATATTTATAGGGATACATTGATACTGCAAACAACATACCAAAGACCATTTTAGTGGTGATTATTATAAGTTACTCCTTCCGTCTCATATTATAAGTAAATTATACTTTTTAGATTcattaaataaattaattatttaatgaatCTAAAAAGTTAAATTTGCTTATAATATGAGATGGAGGGAGCACTTATCCTTTTAAAAATGTAAGCACTTATAAATCACACATACTAGATACTAAATCATGACATCTATTACCTATCTATAAAAACTAAAATTCTTGGAAATTCCAAATTAACCATTCTAAGTACATACTCAATTTTTCCTTAATCCAAAGTTATTAATGTCTAATTACATATTTGCTGCAATCTTATGCATTTGGCATTTGTGACAGCTGATGTGTCAGTTTGTGAATCAATTCTATTCTAGTGGTTAATTGAAAAGACAATCTTCATTCAACTTTTATGTGAGAAACAACAAAGAGACATTTGAATTAACTTTAAAAGAGTCACACAAATTTCAATACTTCTAATTCATTACCACTGCAACCAATGTTAAAAGCTTCAACTCGCCACATTATCAATTTCGGCTATCTTCCTTCTTCTTTTCGTAAATCCTTCATCTTCTATACTCTATAGTTGTTGTCCCCTTATTCTTCAACACCATCAATAGACCACATACTTTTCTTTTACACTTGCTTCGATTAAATCATGTTTCTTTCTTGCTTCAATCTTTATCTAATGTTTGGACATCCCTTTTGTTGTTTCAGCATACAGAGCAATCTAATGGCTCACCCAATAGAAGCTATCAGGGATATCAACGGCTCAAAAGATTTATGAAAAATAGTTGTTCGATGTAAAGATCTGCGGTCTGTGACAAATGCCTCTAGCAAATAGCACTTGAGGATGGTTTTGCTTGATGCAAAGTATGAATAATTCATTAGTTTTTGTACAACATTTGTTAAAGTTGTTTGTTGCAATCAAAACGTCTTCGTCTCTAATGTCCCATATTATATTTCATTTGTCACCGCATTTGGTCTAAGTGAATGCTGATAACAATAAAAACAAGGTTGTTTTTATAATAACTGATATGAGGTATGTTAGTTTTTTTATGGTTTGAATCAAGTTATTTAGTTAGATTAATTCTTGATTATATATTTACCTTCTTATGTGCTAGGTCATGTATTTAGCTGCAGCAAAAGTGCAAAAGTTTGATTCAATATACTATTTAGGGTCAGCTTGCTTTACAGTTTTACAATTATTATAAGAGTCATAAGGAAGATGGTAATGTTATTGTACTTTTGCAGAATGCAAGGATAAATGGGGATCAATGTATTATTGTTATTTACTATAGCATGTCATTTTCCTATACAAAGATTTACCAATTTATTATTAACTACGATTTTCTAATGTACATGTATTGAAGGAGGTTTTCCCTTGAATGTATCCAACGCATGGGATGACACTAAGTTAACTATCAATGATGTTAACATAGTTGAGATTAAGAAGCTAAAAGAAAGGTAGACCATTTCTAAGACAAATGCCTCAAATATTTTTTATTACTGTTAAAATCGAATTCATTCCAACTCTTCTAATGATTTTTTTCTTTGTTATACATCACAGTCTTCGACGAGAATTACCTTTGTTATCTTCGTTTAGCCTACAAGTTGAATTGACCCAAAACTCATAATATTCTGAGTTTGATAAGTTTATATGGAAAACTgaaattctaagtccatttgaAATCACGAGTCTTCAACATGTAAGGCAACTTTTTCTTTATCGTTACTTTATGAATCAATTTCTTATGTTTGACCTTTGGTTGGATTGCACCTACCATAGCAGACAACTTGTGTGACCGTTGCCAAATTGGACAAATTTGAGGTTGGCCAAGCAAAGTGGTATTATGATGGTTGTGGTGAGTGTACAAAATGTGTTGCACTTAAAGATGAAAAATTGAAGTGTTATGCAAATCACATAACAACTGAATTGGTCCCAAGGTATGGTGCAGAGCAAACTATTCTTATTATTAATTGAACGGTTAGAACCATTACGTCATTTCTGGATGCGTATTTTATTTACCGTTTTGAAATAATATAGGTACAAACTTGAAGTAATGGTTGTAGACTGGAAATTCAAGGCCAGATTCGTCTTTTAGCACAACAATTGTGTGAAGTTAATTGGAAAATCTGTCgttgaaatgaaaagggagttgatAGAGGTAGTTGTTTCTGCTTGTTCAACACGTATTATTTATAGCTGGATTTTTAATAAGGTGTTAGTATTAATTCAGGCTGGTGAAGATAATCCCCTAGAATTCCCTTATGAACTTGATGCAATATTGACAAAAGAGTTGGCCATTAGAGCTGTTTTTCAGCCAAAATATGGAAGACTTTCTGTTATTGACTTTAAAGACGATGAAGAATCCCGTAGAAAAATAAGGGACAACTTCAAATGTGGAGAGGTAATCTGATAGAAACCAACTGATATATAAAAGAAAACCGGGAAAACCCCTTTGAATTACAAAATAGTATCACAGACTTCGAGGGTCTGCACCTCCTAATGCCAAAATGACCTCTTTTCTTATCCAATTCCAAGATGATCCACTCCCTCAATGTCTTCCCCTATTTATTCTAAACCTAAACACTCTtaattaataatataataattCTAATAATTACCCACTAACTCTCCTAATAATTTAATATCAGTTACAAAACTCAAGAGTCTATCATAATCTTAGTGGACTTCTTAGTTGGATAACATCATATACTAAATTGTGTTGGCATAACCAATCCTAATATCATTTTTTTTGAAGCATACATCAAAACTTTGAATATCCGG includes:
- the LOC127076429 gene encoding uncharacterized protein At1g51745, which encodes MGSSGESNINGINASVGGLVWVRRRNGSWWPGRIMSLDELSEGCLVSPRSGTPVKLLGRDDASVDWYNLEKSKRVKAFRCGEYDECIEKAKASAAGLGRKAVKYARREDAILHALELESAHLDKVPLPLCSGSDKSGSEHGESAEELPAISNSGNGNEDVIGDLSDSEDNSNSAPELSQSGISFEEPNHNGSLKIQSMQGRRRRTPNDSEDDGTEGVKRMRGLEDLGIGVVSKRKVQGSGPTDIAQHVSASLNNSITGNGLANGTSVNGVKGYSSLKRKRSQVSNVHEFLKRKNRRRPLTKVLESTAMVSVPVTCEQLPSSSNSPLYGITNGKVSEFDSTYSKKSSAMEIHNSDTAAKAACENVTSLIVHDHGSDFSQVDLKEKDNETSEIQALAGKDSADVLFDVPFVGVLEEEKPTPGLSPTLVSCSYGIPEVNALEQQSCQASESETFPLRNGCKNESGSTSSAVGHDIVGDRADKDSSKWQSKGKRNLRHTSKNRKQVSRNYAGMDGESGAYLTGTGNSDGFCQGAGQKQKVDWNGTSVSNASYNCNSQIKSKPIAEGQEAEGFRDLSKHIRGTVAEVKQLPNGSLAPQRSLPYRQSRFTINSRYEMADFPGKSCTSDGTLYDVKLEVKSSYRPQHVPLVSLVSKVNNKAFIGHPLTVEVLEEGHCDKMLSGIGGDEEEVGDIYCAAKPKPVTKRKPSKKSSRLSRRKSSKSKKSGLLNKKIRKLSSLTGHRQSEEERKPVVDKLKGPVIACIPLTVVFSRIHEALSGQARSSHRAASTTNP